The Thunnus albacares chromosome 13, fThuAlb1.1, whole genome shotgun sequence genome segment TTAGTAATAAAACTATTTCCCAATCCATCTTCCAGATTTCATCTCTCATGGACAAATTTGAACACCAGTTTGAAACTCTGGATGTCCAGACTGCCCAAATGGAGGACACCATGAGCAGCACAACAACACTCACAACACCACAGGTACGTTTCACTGCtctgattgttgttgttgtctgacAGTGTCCTATAAAGACAAACACGTTCATTGTAAATCTGATGTGTGTTTCAGAATCAAGTGGAGTCATTGCTGCATGAAATGGCTGATGAAGCAgggtaatgttttatttttttgtcccaACAGTCTTGTGAAATGATAAAACAGGCACAGATTGAAGCTGAAATAGTGGCTGTTATTGCAAATAATAGAAATTAAGTTGAGGAATGTTTTCGACAGTGTTACACAGTATTATATAAGCaaagacatttcatttaaatctgAAAGTGTACTTTTTGAACGTGCGCATTATGTTTAGGTTGGACCTGAACATGGAGCTCCCTCAGGGACAGACGGGATCAGTGGGTACCAGCGTGGCCTCGGCAGAACAGGTATACAAGTATACAAGTGTGTTTGCTGAAAGCTTAGTGGAATGGATTCTTCTCTCATTCTCATCTTCATCACTAACGCCTGGCTTTGCTCTCTCTTGTCCAAAGGACGAACTGTCTCAAAGGCTCGCCAAACTCAGAGATCAAATGTGAAGGACAACTGCAGTGGACTGGCATCGTAATGCAGAGCGCTGACACGCCCGTACACTACCTGAATATTACTCCAAAACACCTTTTATTTGCATAatgtcttttctcctctttacaTCTCATGTGTTTCTGTCGAGGAGATACtgtatcattttcatttttctcctaGATTATGGCCACTGATGGTTCTGTGTTTATAAAAACTTCACAGCGATCAGAATTATTCTTTGGACACCTTTCTATAAACTAACAGAAATGCTGGTTACGGAAAATTGATGTACTTcttaaatatacatatttaccaatgaaaaagatttaacttttttgttatatatgtatAGTTAAGAACTCCATACATTAAAAAATGGAGCATGGcagttattaaaatgtatttataggCCATTCTTATATACTTGTGAATAAGTTTTGGTCAAAAAGAGTCTGGGATGGTAGAGTTAAAGTTTTTGTTTCTATGTGCATGATTGCAGCAAACAtatattcattttctcttcttgGTAGCAGAATGTGAAAGACCTTACCCCTTACTGGTGAATTGACTTCTTGTGTTGGTTTGCTGTAAATTACTTCTGACGGATATTTTAAGAAGATGCCAGATGGTAAGCCTGTGTGTTTGGCTGGTCATCTTTAGTATATTCACTGATCATTTGGGAAGGGGTTACAGTTTGGatattacatacagtaagtaaACAATAAAATTTTATAATACTTGTATCTTGTTGCCTTTTCAATAAGTTGTTTAATTTCCTTAAAAAATTCCATATAACGCTCTATTCCAGCTGCAGTAAAAAGTCCATTTCAAAAATCAACTACAAAGATAACAGCTTTGGCTCTGTGACATTTCGGTAAttgcagtgtgtttttctgttgaagTCTTGCAACTTTTAGCTGTCGGAGTGAACAACAGATGAAGGGTGTGATTTTAACATTATGTAGGTACCaatatatgttaaaaataacaacaacaaaaacaagtagAGTTATCACTTATGATCTGTTGGTGTGTCTACACAAGGTGAAAAAAGGAATATGAATGACATATAACTACTGTCTCCAGAGAatcaaaacacataataattaatataaaataccTACAACAGTTTAAacattgaataaaaaaacatttgtcagaaaTGCTGTGCAAATTAACAATAGAggacaataatttaaaaagaataaaaccacataaaaaGTGACACTATGTATTTCTGCTGTGTGTAAAATGCATTTCCTTGGTTTAGTGTAAGATTTCCAAATGATTATTTCTGATCATGTCATTAACAGTGATTTCTCTCATTTATCCTGCAACTACTAAGTGGTCCAAGACAAGTGGTCCAAAtaagctgctctctctctctctgtcctctgtctgtTGTCACCGTGTCCCTTCTGGCAATTCCCTTCTTGGGGAAGGACTTGGTTTAAATCAATTTTTGAATTATCTGCTCCACTGCATGCAGATGATATCAGAGCTAATCCATCACGGTGGGCCCAAAAAATTCTGTGtaagaaaattatgttttgctTCTGTTCAAGAGAGACGTCAATGACGTTTCCTGTGGCTTCTACTGGGAAGGTTGCTATCATATGTAGTTATTTAGTGAACCATGTCCACGGTGTCAAGTGCCtttgtgtgaatatgatgatgataattgTTAATGAAGATTTTCTGTAGTTAAAGACAGTCCTAGTCAACAGGATAAATACCATAGGTGAATAATTTTGCAATATTGGCCCACTGCTGatcatttattttgcatttcccaccttcttctttccttttacAATAGATTCAAGACATTTTATTGCCATTTGCACAGGCACTGGGTACATGCATGTTGGAATTCTTGTGTGGTTCACTCAGgttcaaaacagaaacaatttttgcaataaattaagttaaaataagtttttaaaaaaagaaaaaaggagtaGCAAGGTAACTATTGGTATACAGCAACTAACTACTGGTCAAACAGCACAATCTGCTCCTTATTATTCTGATCTGATGGCAACTAACACTGGGTGAAAACTTTCACAAAGGAACAAAGTAACCTCAGTTTAACCATAAGACATGAACAGAGACAGCATGTTTattgccatctagtggtcattCTGCTAAACTACAACTCAACATATTTTTCAGTGGGgaaataaagatattaaaatcatTACTGTCATTAGTGCCACTCTTAATATTTCCAAGACTAACACTGATATATGTTTAGATTGTATTAGTATCTGCATTTATTCAAACTAGGCTTTTTGTATAGAATTAAAtgttgtctgtcttcttctcacTGTAAAACTATTGTGCAGTCAACCCTCATGTCTGTCCTTGTCTAACACTTCAGCAGTTAAACCCTGTGTATCAAAGTGAATTACGATTTGTCATAAATGACAAATTCCATACTTATCATTGCTCTCTCTATCACACGGCTGGATGGACTTCCTTACagtcaagaagaaaaaaaaacatctcatgtTATTCAGCTATAAAGCTCCACTGTTGAAGCTTCTAAACTACCTCACATCTCCTCTCTCACTTAAATCCAGTAACCACAGTACAGGATCCAGTAACTACTTAACCTTAGATATCCCTCAGGTACGCACTAATGTTGGCTGAACTGGCTTCAGGTACTATGCACCTTTAAATGGAATAAACTGCAAACTGCCCCCAAACTTGGagattttaaaggtttattattattttattttattttattaattccttAGTGATTGTgaagttgtgttgtttctgtttgctgattgtgttcttgtcttatgactgtttcttgttctcaggtctcaTTTGGAAAAGAGATATCAATCTCAATGAGACTGtctgattaaataaagttttaagaaataaaaataaataaaattcatacACGCATGATGTAATAAGATATATCCTTTAAAGGTAAAGACAAACTGTGAGCCTTCCGTCAGACAAAACTCAGGGCAAAAAAGCATGACAACTCATCATGTGACTTTGGCgtaaacaggaagcagctgaTTCTGACTTCACTGCCTGTTTCTACCAAGTAATGTATACAACTGTTTAcctaaaagcaaataaaaactaTAGCCTTAAAGTGCTTGAATATAAGTAACCGTTCTACCCTGTCGGGGTAAGTAAGACAACACGCTAACGCTGCGCTAGCCGTTTAGCTCGGCTAAGCTACCTGACGTTTATCCGGACGGTGTGTCGTGCTAACTCACTTAGCATTAGCTTAGGTGTTTATCCGGAACAgaaaagagtttaaataaaGTTAGTTCGCTGTGTATATGTTCTTCTGTGTTTAATAAGCATATGGATGGTTATGCATATATGATTTGTTCGTCGTTTAAGCGTTCAAACTTGTCTTTTGTAGTTAtatctgttttctgtcagtgGAGCTACAGCTGAATTGACAGCTAGgtgaaaatatttgtgtttttgttcagcagctgaaggagaagaagaggagagctGCTGCAACACACACTGAAGTCATCTGACCTGCAGCTCAGAGAAATACTCCACATCGTTTCTGCTGAGGGGGGATGTCAAGCACAGCAATGAAGAAAAAGGTGAAACTCCTCATGGACTCTTTGTAGTGgtgaaatacatttactcaagtgctgttCTTAAATGCAATTTTTTAGGTGCTTGTACTTTACTTCAAGCATCTACCCAGTCATTTAAAATGGAGCTTTGGATGCTTCCCTAACCCtgaaggacgggttcacaatttttcaagtcagtcttaaaacaacagtcaggtgtccatgtgaacacaaaggttttccttgctgtaatcattcctcctgttcatactggctgttaaaaaatccccttcaaatgcactttctatgtaagtgatgggggccaaaatccacagtttgtcatttatttctttttttttgcaaaaatgaatttaaaagtgtatctgaagcttatatgaggcttcagcagtctgagttagtcatatcaagtggatatctgccacatttacagactttttagcgttaaattccctctttgtgttttcgcGAACAGTGTTTCCCcgttgagctgtggtggaggtATAGAAAccaaaagaggaactttggcactaaaaagtctattgttcaaaaatatctacttgatttgactcacttggacggctgaagcttcattttagcttcagataaaattttaaatacatttttgcacagaaggaggcttgtggattttggcctccatcacttacactgtaagtacactatgaaaggatcttcttatggtcagtatgaacaggagaatgattacaataagaaaaacctattttagttttcatattggcacctgactgttgttttaaaacaaacttgaaAATTTTTTAACCCGTCCTTTAAGTACAATTCTGACAtgcttgtactttatttgagtatttccatttcatcaaTCCACCAGTCTTTGAAATTTGGAGATTTTGGATTATTTCCAATGCCTTTAGTCATACccacaacaataataatggGAATTGCACATTCTGATATGCAGTATTTGGTGTCTTAGACCTGTCCCCTTAAAAAACATAAACCAGGAATCAATGGGATTTCTGAACCAATACAAAGAAAGTTCCCACTTCTGTTTTTCACCTCCAGCACAAACAAACCCTCATCAGTATCATTCTCTGAATGATTTTGGCAATTTTAACAACCTGAGGAGGAGTTACTGTAGATCAAGAGTTTAAGTGGAGTAGATGGGAGTATAAACAATACTCTTAACTTCAGTGATGATCTGATCTGATGGATTTGTGCTTTCAGGTGTTACTGATGGGAAAAAGTGGGTCTGGAAAGACCAGTATGAGATCAATCATCTTTGCCAATTACATAGCTCGAGACACACGCCGCCTTGGAGCTACAAGTAAGAGCACTTTAAAGAAAGATTctacatgaaaatacatttctttgaGGCTggttttttaatctttaaaaaatccTCTCATCCTTTCTTAAATGTAGTTGACGTGGAACACTCCCACGTACGGTTTCTTGGCAATCTGGTTCTAAACCTGTGGGACTGTGGAGGGTAAAGTACATTTGTTCATTATTTGATAATTCAGAGTCTTTCACCTAATCTGAAAACCTCTGTGAAACGTTGCTCCGTGCTCCCTTTACCCACCAGACAGGACACATTCATGGAGAACTACTTCACCAGCCAGAGGgacaacattttcagaaatgtagAGGTGCTTATTTATGTGTTCGACGTCGAGAGCCGTGAGCTGGAGAAAGACATGCACTACTACCAGTCGTGTCTGGAGGCCATCCTGCAGAACTCCCCTGATGCTAAAGTGTTCTGCCTTGTGCACAAAATGGATCTGGTGCAGGAAGACCAGAGAGATTTGGTAAATTTAAcagctgttttctttcattgcCAGTAgtgctctttcactctctcaTGCACATTTGTGCTCTTTCAcacagaaatatacacacagacatgtaaacATGCAGACAGTCATGTTCACAGTATTACCAGAAACCTTGCTGCTGACGTCATTTTACCTAAAACTGATTAAGACAGAGAATAATATTgttataatgttttatattataatatttaattgAAGGCTCACTAGATTAACCCTTTAGTAGAAACAAATGACACAATAACTCTTTAAACGAGCCAATCGTGACACTAAAATCAGTGTTTCCATAAATTTACCTTTACAATCTTTATAAGATCGTACagtaatttgttgttttcatcacCATTAAGCTGCTTACATCCACACATGTGCATTAGATAATATGTATATTAACAAATGCACTCACATGAGCACACTTGAATCATGTTGTGATTCCTAACGTCAGTATCAGTAACATATCGCTCAATTCTGCCTAAAACTTCACAGGCACTGTTTTGCATAGTAAAGATAAATACTGAGGAATGGATACATGAACAATGTGACTTCTATTGGAtttttacatgcatttaaatatatgaaagttAGCCTTCATGGATAATTTCACTGGAAAACCTTAACagttttagctctttttttaatatttatgttgtCCCTTTTGAAATAAACCTATTGGACAACGATAAGCCACGAGGTGacagtaaaagataaaataaataaaatcaattaagcTACCAGTGATGATAATTGTGCTCCAATTTGTATATCTATTACGTCCATATTTCTCtatttatgtgatttatttatgcATTCACTTGATAGTGATGTTGAACTGAGGAAGACCCAAATTGAAATCAAATTGCTTCACTACTGTCTGTGTGACTGTTCGGGTCTTTACAGATCTTTAAGGAGCGTGAAGAAGACCTGAAGAGACTGTCCAGACCTTTGGCTTGCACGTGCTTCCGGACATCAATCTGGGACGAAACCCTGTATAAGGTTGCGATATTTGACTGGTTGTATGTTAAGATGTCAGGTCATAACGTTGACGCTGTTTGTAACAttgtttcatgtctttgcaGGCCTGGTCTAGCATAGTGTACCAGCTCATCCCAAACGTCCAGCAGCTGGAGACAAACCTGAGAAATTTTGCGCAGATCATAGAGGCAGATGAAGTTCTTCTGTTTGAGAGAGCCACTTTCCTGGTGAGAGCAGCCACCACCACCTCTGGCAAAACAGTGTCTGGGTAGAAAATCTGAATctaaaaatgcacttttttgtttgtttttttttattgtgtgttgtaAATGCAGGTGATCTCCCACTATCAGTGCAAAGAGCAGCGTGATGCTCACCGATTTGAGAAGATCAGTAACATTATCAAACAGTTCAAACTCAGCTGTAGGTGAGTTCACTTTACAAAAACATCACCTTCACCTCGCACATCACCTGCTgctttttttatgacattttctattgatatatttatattttttatattacagTAAACTTGCAGCCTCCTTCCAGAGCATGGAAGTGAGGAACTCCAACTTCGCGGCCTTCATTGACGTCTTCACCTCCAACACATATGTTATGGTCATCATGTCGGACCCCTCCATCCGTAAGTAGTGAAGATAACATTTCTCTGCAGTGAATGTTAAGTCAAGAGACTGAATCAACATCATAATAATCCGTGTCTCCAATTTCCAGCATCTGCAGCCACTCTCATCAATATCCGTAATGCTAGGAAACACTTTGAGAAGTTGGAGCGGGTGGACGGACCCAAGCACAGCCTGCACATGCGAATGCGCTAGCCAGGGTGTTCGCGCCAGTGGATACTCTCAGCCAATCAGTCCACAGACCGCAGACAGCATGTTGCGGTCCAGCTCCGACACATATGAGCAGCCCTGCACCGTTTCCTCTATATCTTCACATTCAATCACAGTTATTATGggaaaaatcatattttctttggTCTAATTTCTACAGTGATCATAAATATCTCAGACGGTGATGCTTTCTGTTGAAATATGTGTCCTGACTTGAGGTATTAAAGTAAAACGAATAGTTGTGTTTACTATGAAAGGGTCTATGTTTGCTGTCACACTTTGTCATATACAGAAGAGAATCCCAGTGATCAGGGGATCTTATGTCCAAATGAAAAGCGACAGATACCGTTTGATTTTCAAATGCAGTTTGTAAGCTGTTACACTTTGAAAGTACAAACAATATAGTTATATTCAGAAATATATGGTGCgtgaaatgtttttctctgcttttataTTTTGCCTGTGATCACCACAtgaacaacatcaacaacacagGTCATGTTTATGCTTTATATGGTATAAACAGATACATTTAGTTCATGTTtcctgtataaaaaaaaaaaaacctcctgcTCAGAGATGCTACATGTTATTCTTTCCACAATTCATTTTCAAGTCACTGCACATACAGCCCTGTCGGCACCAGTTGTCCTGCACACACGACATGTGGTGGCAAAAGTTTGAGAGGGGGGAAGGGTACAGGACAGCTCAGTGCACCTGTTAAAGGAGTTGCAGGGTGTCGACACCAGTGCAAGGGCAGATGGAGCAGCATGTTACAAGCACAATTTAACAACACGACAGACAGCTGCATGTAACGCAGAAtgaaatttcatttatttagttataTCTGAATTAGCACATTAGCTGCAGTTTGGGAGCTTGCAGGGCAAGTCCAATCAATCTAGTGTAGTGAGCTCATGCTTCTAACATAAAGTATGTGGATCCAACATAATATACATTACTGGATCCAGTTTTtgataatactgtatatatcaccCACCAAACACTCAAAGCAGGTTGCTGCATGAAGGGCTGCATTTCTGTAGGTAAGCTACAGCTGTGATTGGTGGAAACTATTTTGTTATTGTCTTAATTTGACAGATTAATGCAAGTTGATGCTGCTTTTATTGTTACAACTCATAAAAAAGTTATTCATAATCcttgaaaaaacacacatgggTCCCTTCTCTCTATTGCTGTTGATTTATATCCAAAAATGTGTTGTCTAGATTACATAAAAACCATTGTTTCAACTGCATTTCAATGATATAGTTACAGTTAGCCAATCATTTGATTGAAATATAGTAATGGAAGTAGTAATTTAAATACTATGTTACACATAATGGTTATATGTAACCTAGAAatctcaaaatgttaaacttttcaaataacTTAACTTCATACATAGACATCTTCTGTTTAGCAAATCAATCATATCTCATTTCTTCTCATATCTCTTTTATGTCATATTAAGGTTATATTTAGACCAAGATTGAGATCTTCATGTACTTTTTATCAAATGTCAAACATCACGTGGTTGATATTTGCATCAATCAAGAGCTCTACGTGCCATTTGTTTCTAATGTGATGCAAAAGAGAGACCATATTTGTTCATGCAGTTTAACAAGCCTGTAGGTAATTGGAGACTTGTCCACGGTACTTGATCCCACCCAGTCCTTCAGGGGCTGCAGGGGATATGCACTCATTACCTCCTGCCTCTTTATTATAGCCACCTCTGCTGCAGAGGCATTGTTCCAGCTGCGCTTATCGACACAGCTCATGTGGTTGAGTTGTATCCTGGAATGCAGCGGCTGAATAACTGGAAAATCCCCAGTCCTTCAGCTCAGGGAGTGAGTCTGCAAAACAGAAATGGGAGAAACTAAGTGCAAACTGAGACAAAGCACCATACTCATATTAACATGCAGCTTGCTGTGTGAGGGTTCATTTCATcaaaagtttcattttaagaACTCTCCTTAAATATCCTAAAAAAGCCAAAGTAGGAAATATCAAAAGATTATAATGATAATCAAAGTTTAGCTGCATGGTGTGTGTGGTTCAGGTCTAACCTGGGAAATAAGGACACTGgaaaataattgtgtttgtgtgtgcgaaCACAGCAAATCACCTTCTACTCTCTCTCCTTGGACTTCTTCCCCAGGAGGAGCCACAAGAGACAACGTGTACAGGACCAGAGCACAATGTAACATGTCTAGAGAACTGAATCCCTCTGCTGATGCAACCAAACACAGGATGTTTACAGGTGACCAAAAAGTGAAACTATTAGCAATTTTATTTGCAGATTTTTAAGTGCTCtagtttttacttatttttcttaTCAGTAATGTGTTCAGCAAGATGGGTTCAGCAAAAGTGGGCCACTTTTTGGCAAATGCACCTTGGACACTATCATAACAGATATTTACTTACACCAATCATGTTTTTGTGAGATGGTACGACTCTTCTAAACACATTTATGTAAGGTTTTAAAGGTAATTGATCATTATTTAAACAGACTCTCAAACCCAACAAGAACCCCCTTTTTCAGGTTTAGTGGGACAGCTTATCTGCTGCACGGGAACACTGATCTACAGTGACTTTTACAGACAAGACAAAGTACTGACTCTTTTAGAAAAGGTTGACCTTAAGCAACTCCTTATACTCATCCATGActcatttcattctttttcctCAATCCACTGGTTTAATTGAACTCCATTTCTGCCTTTTTCCAAGTTTTGCCAAGTTTTCTGTTGACAACACTTTCCTGCTTCATTTTCTGTTCTTGCTAttttgcatctctctctctccttgcctataaactgactgaatgaatatggaggccattttttttgtaacagaTAACCTACTATTAGAAATACAAAGCccaaagtctgagaccactttcccattgaagtgaatgggaaagtggtctcagacttttggaccctatTGTATGTAGACTAATATATATTTAACTAGAACTAAAAAGAATATAGCAGGCTAAATAAATAGACAATATAGTCATATAGacatagattttttaaaataattaaataattatcaaaTATTTGACCTCCTTGATCTGACTTGAACTAGCAACCTCTGCTTCACGGCTTTAAAATCTCCAGCCACTGTACCTGCCTTATCAGACTTGTCCATTATTAAACTAAAATATATGATATTGCTGGAATACTGCATGAATCATGCTTAGAAAAGTGTCCCATTTTACAAGAAAACAGTGTCCCGATTTTGGTTAACACCAGGGGCAGTTTCCAGGCAAATTAAAGACAATAttgtgcatatttattttgaacgGGGAGTCATAATGGCTTTAATAAGATAATATGTCTGCTGTAGTTGGTTAATCCCTtatgttttttcccttttgcTTATGCCACTCCACTTTCCCTGAGCACATGCCGAACAGTTAGTCTTGTGTGACTTCCAGCCACACCTAAAATGATGATGTCAAAGCAATAGCAGTGATTGTTCAGTGATAAATAGTGTTGTGGCAAGATTTCAGGATAAAAAACCTTGTTGCTTCTATCCAGTCAATTAGTAA includes the following:
- the rraga gene encoding ras-related GTP-binding protein A: MSSTAMKKKVLLMGKSGSGKTSMRSIIFANYIARDTRRLGATIDVEHSHVRFLGNLVLNLWDCGGQDTFMENYFTSQRDNIFRNVEVLIYVFDVESRELEKDMHYYQSCLEAILQNSPDAKVFCLVHKMDLVQEDQRDLIFKEREEDLKRLSRPLACTCFRTSIWDETLYKAWSSIVYQLIPNVQQLETNLRNFAQIIEADEVLLFERATFLVISHYQCKEQRDAHRFEKISNIIKQFKLSCSKLAASFQSMEVRNSNFAAFIDVFTSNTYVMVIMSDPSIPSAATLINIRNARKHFEKLERVDGPKHSLHMRMR